The Terriglobia bacterium DNA window CTCCTGAAAGCCACTTTTCTAGACGAGTTGGACAAAGACCAGGTCTGCCGCGAGTTTGGGGTCGATCGCGACTACCTGAGAGTTCTGTTACACCGGGCCAAGTTACAGTTCCGGGCTCTATATGAGCAGAACAAACACCGGGCCCGCGCCCGGTAATCCAGGCCGGATTATGAAGATTCAACGAAACGTTGGGCCGCCTGGTGTCACAACCCAACGTGGAATGAGCTGAATTGAAGCGCCCGAGGTGCCCCGTCGCGAGGTAATCGCGGATGCCACAGGGCGGAAGTCATGGAAGACGTATGGATCATATTGAAGCGGTGAAGACCCACGCGGCTGAGAAGTATTTCCTGGGAGAGCTGGCAGGGACCGAGCGCGACGCCTTCGAGGAGCACTTTTTCGATTGTGAAGAGTGCGCGGCCGACGTGAAAGCCACCGCCATCCTCGTCGACAACGTCCGCGAAGCCCTGCGCACGGCTCCGGACCAGAAGAAGTCGCCGGCTCGCGAGACGGCTGGGTTTCTGAACTGGTGGCGCCCTGCCTATTCCCTTGCAGCCATTGCACTGTTGCTTGCCACCGTTGGCTACCAGAATTTCGTGCAGATCCCGCAACTGCACAATCAGGCTCTCACCAAGGCGGAGGCCCTGCCATCGTTCTCTTTGGTTGCGGCCGGATCGCGCGGCGCCGCGGGCGCGCTGGAAGTCACGGTTCCGGCCAACACTCCCTTTGGACTTTACGTCGATATTCCAAGCGACTCCAGCTTCACCCGATACAGCGCCGACATCCTCAGCCAGTCCGGCGCCCTGAAATTCTCCGTACCGATTTCCACCGCGCAGACGCAGAACACCGTGCAGTTGCTCATTCCCGGTGCCCTGCTCAACGAGGGCCAGTACGACCTGGTGATCCGGGGCCACAAGGCCGATTCCAGCGGCGCACAAGAAATCGCTCGACATCCCTTCGTGTTGCGTAGAAAGTAAGTTCGTTTCGAGAACAGGTTTTGGGTGCCCCATCCTAGCCCTCCTTTGGCCAGGGTGGGTAGCTCTTCGGGACACATCCATTCTTTCAATTCTGAGGTTCTGGGGGAGAGATGCAATCCATGCAACCTACATTCCTTTATCACGCACAAGCAAGCATATTGGGTGGGTTCATCACACGGCCCGAGCAGAGAGTGGTTGAAACCGTCGCGGGCGTGTCGTTGCCACTCACTGGTGGTCACCACCGCGCGCAGGTCAATGGATACTGTTATGATCTGCCGCGCATCACCATCGCCAGTGCTGTCGCGGAAGTTTCCGGCAGTAAGGATGGGAATGGCGTCTATAATACGAAAATCTCGACCAGCATCAACGGCCTGATCATCCAGGATGAAGTCACCGGTGAGACCATTATTACCGCCGATGGCCTCGAGATGAGCATCACGACACGCCACACCGGCGCTGCCTGCGAAGCCACGGTTCAGATCGACAGCAGCTTCAAAAATCTTGTAATCAAGGGCGCGCCGGTAAACATTGTTCTGGACACATGCCTGAACGATGCGCAAACCTACGCAGAGTTCGATAAGAAGTACGGAAACAGCCCGAACGTCAGGAAATCCGTCCGGCCAGGGAAGATGCGGTGTTCGCTGATCAAGAAGCTCACACACCCGAACGCAAAACCTGCGACAGATCAGCAGAGCCTCTATGTCCCCGGATTCGGCACTATCTATCTCGGGGAAGTCTACCTGGCGGACTCCACCAGACAGGTCAGGATGATGCGCCTCGAACTCGGATCACCCGTGGCAGGAACACTGGACCTCGGCGGCGGCTCGGGAAACGGAACACAATTTCCGTAATAGCACTAGCAATTTCTCTGTTTTTGACCCTGGTGGGCTGTACCCGCCAGGGTTCTTTATTAGAGCGAGATGAGTTCGAGAAAGCTCGCCTCCAGCTTGAACGCGGGGAATTGGTCCAGGCGCTCGGGGCCGCGCAATCCGGTGCCGCAAAGTATTCGAAGAGCCAACCTGACTGGTCGGAACGCTTCCGTGTTCTGGAAGCAGAAGTACTTATCTGGCAGGGCAGGTCAAAAGATGTTCTCGCGCTACTGAAAGATCCCGCGCCTGGGTCGGATAACCTCGAAGACGTAATCATTCGCCGCAAGATATTTCGCGCAATGGCCAACTATCGCCTCCAGAACTTTACTGAGTCGGCGGCAGAGCTGGCCGACGCCGAGCAGTTGGCAAAAGCAAAACGACCGGACCTCATGGGAGAGGTTGCGATGGCCCAAGGTTCATTGGCCTCTTTACTGGGAAAATATCAAGACGCGATCAACTTGTATGGCATCGCATTGAAATCAGCACGGCAGCAGAAGAGGCGTTTTCAGGAAATAAGTGCCCTTGGGAACCTCGGCTTTGTCGCCCTCCATCAGCAGAAATGGGGGGAGGCTATCGATTGGTTTTCGTTAGCTCAAGCCGGCGCGAATGAGTTGCACAACGAAATGATTGTGGGTAAGACCTTGGGCAACCTTGGGTGGTGCTATTACAGCCTCGGCGATTTTGATCGCGCTTTGGACGACTACACACAGGCTGAAGCTGTCTCCGCAAAGCTCGGTGCCGTTTCCGACCGTTTTCGATGGCTCAATAATATTGGTCTCATTTACGCGGAACAGCACGATTATGCGCGCGCATCCGCATACTATCGGCAGTCGCTCGACTTGGCTCGCTCTCTAGGAGATAGGACTGGTGCTAAAGATGCTCTTAGTAATATCGCGCTTGTGGAGCTGGAAACCGGGGATCTCGATTCTTCCGAAAAGCACAACCAGGAAGCAATTCGACTGCAACACGAAATCGGCAACGAATCCGACCACTGGCCCGTTCTGAACTCTGCCCGCATCGCCTTCGGTCGCAAGCAGTATCCCGAGGCGACTAGACTCTTTCGAAAAGTTATCTCCGGTTCCGGGGGCGATCTCTGGCTTCGATGGGAAGCAGAATCGTATTTAGCCGCACTTTATGCTACTGAGGGCAGGGATTCCGTCGCATACCTCCAGTATAGGAAGGGGCTGGAGACGATCGACAAAGCGCGTTCCGCGATTACGAGTGACGAACAGCGTCTTTCATTCCTCAACACTGCAACCCAGTTCTACAACGACTACATCGATTTCCTCATCAGCCATCATCGCGAGCGCGAGGCGCTGGCCGTCGCCGAGCACAGTCGCGCGCGAACTCTCGCCGATGGCCTCAAAATACCCGTCCAGCTTCGCGAATCGGCCTTCCACCCCGAGGAGAATGCCCGCCGTCTGAACTCGGTGGTGCTATCGTATTGGCTCAAACCCGAGCGCTCGTACCTGTGGGTGGTCACGCCTACGCGCGTCCAGCTCTTTCCTCTGCCGCCGCAGAAGGAGATCGACGCCGCCGTCGACGAATACCGCAAAGCCCTGCTCGGCCCCAGCCAGGCCCGCGACTCCGGCGCCGGCGAAAAGCTCTACCAGATGCTCGTCGCGCCCGCCGAAAAACTAATTACTGGTATGAATCGTCATCCCGAGCGGAGCGGCCGGCAGGCCGCGGAGTCGAGGGACCTGCATTCCCCTCGCGTCATCGTCATCCCCGACGGAAGCCTCGTAAACCTCAACTTCGAAACCCTGATGGTCCCGACCCCGCAACCCCACTACTGGATCGAAGACGCGACAATCTCCAGCGCCAGTTCCATCGCCCTGCTCAGCGCCTCGACCCACAATGGCACGATGGCCCATTCGCACGATGGCACGATGCTTCTCATCGGAGCCCCCAATTACGCCGGCACCGATTTCCCCGAGCTCTCGCAAGCCAAAGCCGAGGTCCAGAAGGTCGAAAACTACTTTCCCGCGAATGAAAGAACGGTGATCGAGGGCAAAGCCGCCGTCCCCTCGGCCTACGACGCGGCAAAACCAGGCGAATTCACATATATCCATTTCGTAGCCCACGCCACCGCCAGCCGCCTCAGCCCGCTCGACTCGTCCATTATCCTTTCCAAGCAGGGCGACGCCTACAAACTCTACGCCCGCGACATCATGCAGCAGCCGCTCAAGGCCGAGCTGGTAACCATTTCGGCATGTTACGGGGCGGGGAACCGGTCTTACTCGGGCGAGGGCCTCGTCGGGCTGTCCTGGGCTTTCCTGCGCGCCGGGGCCCACAACGTGATCGCCGCCCTCTGGGAGGTGAACGATGCGTCAACACCGCAGCTAATGGACAATCTTTACAGGAATATCGGTAATGGCGAGGATCCCGCCACCGCTCTGCGGCACGCCAAACTCGACATGCTGCACTCCCAGTCCGTCTACCGCCGCCCCTTTTACTGGGGCGCCTTCCAGCTTTACGTCGGGTCGTGAACGGAGTGTGGAAAAACACAACAGAAATATTCACAAATATTTGAAACGTATCCACAGCTTTTCGCACTATCATGTGTGAGTCGGTGCTGGCGTAGTAAGGGAGTGGGCAACCGCACCCGTTACGCTATGCCAGGCAAATGGGATCGACGACGCTACTTTCGGGGGAGGGTGGCGTCGGCGGTCCCTTTTCGCGAGCACTGCCTCACTTCCAATACACGAAGCAAGCGGGCACGAAGTTGGGAAGCTTCGTGCCTTTGTTTTTACGCTGCGTCCTTCCGCTGTGATCACGAGCTAAGCGAGATATCTGCTTCTCAGTGACAAAACCCCCCCATACGTACCGACCCCTTGCCGCGGCAGGTCCCGCGGATGGCGTCTCGGGAGCCACTTGCCATTGCGGTGAATCTTCGCGGGTAGTTCGATCAGCTTCACCGAATGCGCAACGCCTTTTTCATCTGTAATCGTTGAATTGAACAGCGCCGGCGGCCCTACGATTCCTTTTTTTAAACTTCCGACGGCAACCATCACGTCCACCGTTCGTCCGTCTTCGGTGTCGAAATTTGCCTCTACACAGATCGGAATCTCGGAACCGCGATCCGCGGGGTTGCCGGTCTGCTCACCGCAATCGTTAACTTCCCATGCGATCTTCGCGCCGTCGCTCTCGCTCTCGAGAAAGAACTTGAGGCTGACTCTCGGCAGGCTCTTGTCGAACGTCGAGACTAGGACGTTCTGCCCCTTTTCAAGAGCGGCTCTCTCCTGCTGCGACTCGGGCGTGCTCTGGGCAGCAAGAACCGCTGGTACCAGCACGAGAACTGCGAGTTTCAACGTTCTCATCATCGCGATCACCCCACCAGTTTAGTCCCGCTCCGGTCATCTTGCGAAAACCTGTAAGTATCTGAGTGCCAATAGGTTGCATCCTTTGGCGGATGCCTTCCCCGGCCAACAGCGGCGTCCGCAATCTCATCCAAACACAAGACGCAAGAAAATAACTTTTCCAGCGCTGCCGGACTGGCCACGGCACGATGCTGATTTAACCCGTGTGGGAGGATACATGAATCTCAGAAACCTTCTTCTTGGCGGAGCGCTCGCGATGATGACCTTCGCGACGAGTGCCGTAGCGCAGAACCAGGAATATCCAACACCGAGCTATCCGCAGAACAACAATCCCAATGCGCAGTATCCGCAGAACAACAACGGATATCCGCAGAATGATAATGATAATGATCAGAACGCGCAGTACCCGAATTCGCAGTATCCGAATTCGGAGTATCCCAATGCGCAAACCAGCTCCACAAATGGATATCCGCAGTACGAGAACGGCGGCCTGGTGCTTCCCGCCGGTACGCAGTTGTCAATTCGTGCCGACCAGAACATCCAGGCGCAGAACGCAACTGCCGGCACAACCTACCAGGCGGAAATCGCCAGTGACGTGATGGGGCCTAACGGGCAGGTCATGATCCCGCGCGGCGCTCCGGCGCAGTTGATCATCGTGGATACGAATCCGAATAACAACAACAACAAGGACCTTGCGCTTGCGTTGAACTCCGTTGACGTGAACGGTCACAACTACTACGTGCAGAGCAACACCGTCAACGGGCAGAGCAACAACGGTGGCATCGGCGTGAACAAGCGCACCGGAAAATACGTTGGCGGCGGCGCATTGGCAGGCGCAGTGATTGGCGCTCTAGCCGGCGGCGGTAAGGGTGCGGCCATCGGCGCAGTGCTTGGCGGCGCGGGCGGCGCGGGCGCGCAGGTGCTAACCCGCGGGCACGAGATCAACGTCCCCGCAGAAACCGTGCTGAACTTTAAGCTGGATCAGCCGGTTTACCTGCAATGAATTGAAAGCTAGCGCCGGCATAAGGCCGGCGGTGACGGGAGCCTTCGCGCTCCCGTTATTTTTTGTTCTAATCTGAGCGAGTTCGTGTCTTCGTGGTGGATTCGGAACCCGCTATTTCACCCGATGCTGTTCTCCATCCAGCATCGTCGTCCAATGGGCACCGCCGTCCTGCGAATACTCCACCTGAAACTTTTCCCGATCGCCTTCAAATGTATTCGTCGTCCGAATCTTGGTGGTAACTCCGTCCCGAGTGTGCTCGCCGGAAAACGTCCACGCATTGCCATGAATTGAAACTACGCCGGAAGTCGGAGCGGCCGCACCATTGAGTGTGGCGTAACGGACCTCGTCAGGCTTCTCCATGGGTGCGAAGACTGTGAGCTGACCGTGCGTTCCACCAGGATCCTCTATTATTGTTTGCTCGCAAATCATGTAACCCCGCTGTGGAGACCACTCGCAGTCGCCCTTCGACTTCACCGTGCCGGCCTTGCTGAGCTTCGTGTCGTAAAAGGTCCCGCGCCCCTCCCAATGTCCAAGAAATACTGCGATCGCACTGGTGGATGGTTTCGGCGGTTGCTCTTCAACCGTGGCAGACAGGACGGCGGAGGTTGCGGTAGCAATCAGGACGATGGCGCAGATTGGCGAGAATCTCATGGCGGGCCAGTGTACTCGAATCGTGTAGCAGGCGTCACGCAGGCCTGTGATGATGTAAACTTTTTCGTTCCCGGAGTTTCTCGCGGCCACGAGCAGTTAAGCTAAGTATAGATGCGACGTTCCACCGCCATCTCGCAAGTCCTCCTGCTGCTCGCGTTTTACGCAGTCCCGCTTCTGGCGAGTTCTAACGTTGCGCTACCCGCGTGCTGCCGCCGGAGTGGCGCCCACCACTGCGCAATAATGGGTTCGGCCGACGGCCAAAATACTGGCGTCGCCCAAACAGCTTTCCATAATCCGGTCTATTGCCCTTTTCGGTTCCCGACCTCCATCCTGACGCACACAATCAAGCTCTTCATGGCACCCGCATCAGCGGCTGGAAACCAATTCCTCCCGCAGCAACCCGCGGTAGCGAACGACTCCGGTAGCGCCCTCTCACAGTCCGCAACTGCGCTCGACAATCGCGGGCCCCCGGCATTCGCCCTTTAGCTCGAATCCAGCTATTCATCTTCGTGTTTCCTTCGCGCTCCTCACGGTTTGTCTTTCACGAGGAACGAAGGACCACGAATGAAGAACGTCTCCGTGGGGTGAGAATGCTTCGCAGATATCTTGTTGTGCTCGTTTTCCTGATGTATTCCGTCGCGGCCTACGCCAGTCTGTTCGGTACGGTGCGGGCCATCGTGCATGATCCGCAACATCGCGGAATCGCCGACGCCCAGGTCAAGCTCCAGAGCGAAAATTCCGCCTGGTTCACCACCGCGAAGACAAATTCAGATGGCGTCGTCCAGTTTCTCGCTGTCCCCATCGGTCGATATCGGCTCGAGATTTCCGCTCCGGGCTTTGCTCCGGCCGAGGTCTTCGTGGCGTCAATTTCCGACCGCATCCAGGAAGTGCACGTGCCAATGGAACTTCCGTCGGTTCAGGAGTCGGTAAGTGTTTTCGCCGCGCCGCCGCAGATCGATCCGACCTCGTCCACATCTCAGACGAACATTCCGCAAGCCATCATCAATCGTCTTCCTGGCGCCGATCGCACCAATAGCCTGGCATTTGTCACCGACACCGTTCCCGGCGCCGTTATGGTTCACGACCAGCTTCACATCCGCGGCGGACATCAGGTCACGTGGGCTATCGACGGCGTACCCGTGCCGAATACCAACATCGCCAGCAACGTCGGCCCTCAATTCGATCCCAAAGACGTCGATCTCGTCGAAATCCAGCGCGGCGGCATGATGGCCGACTACGGGGACCGCACCTATGGCGTCTTCAATGTCGCTCCACGTTCCGGCTTCGAGCGAAACAATGAAGCCGAGTTGCTGATGAGCTACGGCAACTTTAACCAAACCGACGACCAGTTCAGCATTGGCAGCCACACTGACCAGTTCGCTTACTACGCCAGCATTAACGCCAACCGCACCGATCATGCGCTTGAAACGCCTACACCCAAAAACGTTCACGACCAGGGCGCTGGTGGCGGCGCCTTCACCTCTCTGACGTACAACACGCATTCCGGTGACCAGTGGCGCCTGGTCGGATCGGTTCGCTCTGATTTCTTCCAGGTTCCATACGATCCCGGCCAACCTGATCTGCGCGACGGCCGCGATCGCGAACAGGACGCGCTCGGCATTCTTACTTATCTCCATCCGTTCGGATCGTCAGTCATCTTCACTATCTCGCCTTTCTTTCATTTCAATCGCGCGGCTTTCGAAGGCGGTCCCAATGATATCCCCAGCGCGACCGACAATCGCGCCTCAACCTATGCTGGCGGCCAGATGTCGCTTGGTTACATCAAGGGCCGAAACAACGCCAAGACAGGGCTCTACGCATTTGGGCAGCATGACAACCAGTTGTTTGGAGTTGTGGCGAATGATGGTACCGGCAACATATTTCGCCAGCGCAATGTTTCTGGCGGCAACCTCGAAGCTCTTTTTATGGAAGATCAGTTCAAGGCTTTCAACTGGCTGACACTCAACGGAGGCGTTCGTCTTACGCACTTCGCAGGGGCAATCAGCGAAAACGCGGCGAGCCCTCGACTCGGCGCTGCGCTGCGAATTCCGAAACTTTCGTGGGTACTGCGCGCCTCCTATAGCCGCTTCTACCAGCCGCCGCCGCTTACGACCATTGCCGGTCCGCTGCTTGAACTTGTGGCCGAGCAGGGCGCAGGCTTTCTTATGCTGCGAGGCGAGCGCGACGAGCAGCACGAGTTCGGTATCACCATTCCTGTCCGCGGATGGACACTGGATGCGGACACCTTCCGCACCGGCGCTCGAAACTTCTTCGACCACGATGCCTTGGGCAACTCCAACATCTTCTTCCCCCTCGCGATTGATCGCGTGCGCATTCGAGGCGAGGAGGTGACGTTGCACTCGCCAACGATCGCAGGCCATGCCAATTTTCACCTCGCCTATTCGCATCAATCCGTCGAAGGGTACGGAGCCATAACCGGCGGCCTCACCGATTTCTCGCCGCCGGAACAAAGCTTTTTCTACCTCGACCACGATCAACGTGACACCCTCACCATCGGCGCCGATGTCAACCTCTCACGCACCGCCTGGCTCTCGTCGAATTACAGCTACGGGTCGGGATTCCTCAATGGAGATGGGCCGAGCCACCTGCCGCCTCACAATACGGTCGATCTGGCGATAGGTAAGTCTTTCGGGGAGAGTTGGTCGGCGAAGTTCAGCATGACGAACCTGGCCGATTCGCGCTACTTCATCGACCTCAGCAACGCCTTCGGCGGCTCACACGTCGCTGACCCGCGCCAGATCAGCGTCCAGATCCGTTACAAGTTCCACTATTGAGTGCCTGTTCAATCGGGCGATCGTGTCATTGGGACCTGAGAAGTGGAGTCCCTTGTAACCGATGGGCGCTTCCACAGAAGAATTGAGGCAATCTGCTTCCGATGGCTCGATGGCACGATCGCCCGATGGCGCGATTCTTCACACCCCGGTTCCCGCCGCTGGTGGGGCTGGCGGTGCCGGCGGAGCATACCCCACAGCTGGTCGCATCTCGAACGCAGCTTTCACATGCGGCTGGATCAGGTACCAAATGATCACGGCATTCATCGCCAGGAACACCAGGTGCCACACCAGCGCAAAAAACCGAATATGCGTCAGCGCGACCAGGGCGAATAGCGCTTGAAAGCATGCGCCGATACCGGCGAAGACGATCTGCAGGATTCGCGCCCATTCTTTCAGCGACAACATACCCCAGCCCAGCAGTGCCGCGATTCCGCCGCCAATCAGCGCGAAGATTCCAAGCACCACGCCAACGGCTGCTCCAACCCCGGCTCCTATCGCTCCCTTGCCAGATGCCGAGGCCATTTGGGAAATGAACGCCCCAAGTACCGTCGCACCCACAAAGCCGCCAATTGCGAGCAGCAGCCAGAACGCGGCTCCGA harbors:
- a CDS encoding zf-HC2 domain-containing protein, which produces MDHIEAVKTHAAEKYFLGELAGTERDAFEEHFFDCEECAADVKATAILVDNVREALRTAPDQKKSPARETAGFLNWWRPAYSLAAIALLLATVGYQNFVQIPQLHNQALTKAEALPSFSLVAAGSRGAAGALEVTVPANTPFGLYVDIPSDSSFTRYSADILSQSGALKFSVPISTAQTQNTVQLLIPGALLNEGQYDLVIRGHKADSSGAQEIARHPFVLRRK
- a CDS encoding CHAT domain-containing tetratricopeptide repeat protein, whose product is MVQALGAAQSGAAKYSKSQPDWSERFRVLEAEVLIWQGRSKDVLALLKDPAPGSDNLEDVIIRRKIFRAMANYRLQNFTESAAELADAEQLAKAKRPDLMGEVAMAQGSLASLLGKYQDAINLYGIALKSARQQKRRFQEISALGNLGFVALHQQKWGEAIDWFSLAQAGANELHNEMIVGKTLGNLGWCYYSLGDFDRALDDYTQAEAVSAKLGAVSDRFRWLNNIGLIYAEQHDYARASAYYRQSLDLARSLGDRTGAKDALSNIALVELETGDLDSSEKHNQEAIRLQHEIGNESDHWPVLNSARIAFGRKQYPEATRLFRKVISGSGGDLWLRWEAESYLAALYATEGRDSVAYLQYRKGLETIDKARSAITSDEQRLSFLNTATQFYNDYIDFLISHHREREALAVAEHSRARTLADGLKIPVQLRESAFHPEENARRLNSVVLSYWLKPERSYLWVVTPTRVQLFPLPPQKEIDAAVDEYRKALLGPSQARDSGAGEKLYQMLVAPAEKLITGMNRHPERSGRQAAESRDLHSPRVIVIPDGSLVNLNFETLMVPTPQPHYWIEDATISSASSIALLSASTHNGTMAHSHDGTMLLIGAPNYAGTDFPELSQAKAEVQKVENYFPANERTVIEGKAAVPSAYDAAKPGEFTYIHFVAHATASRLSPLDSSIILSKQGDAYKLYARDIMQQPLKAELVTISACYGAGNRSYSGEGLVGLSWAFLRAGAHNVIAALWEVNDASTPQLMDNLYRNIGNGEDPATALRHAKLDMLHSQSVYRRPFYWGAFQLYVGS
- a CDS encoding TonB-dependent receptor, which encodes MLRRYLVVLVFLMYSVAAYASLFGTVRAIVHDPQHRGIADAQVKLQSENSAWFTTAKTNSDGVVQFLAVPIGRYRLEISAPGFAPAEVFVASISDRIQEVHVPMELPSVQESVSVFAAPPQIDPTSSTSQTNIPQAIINRLPGADRTNSLAFVTDTVPGAVMVHDQLHIRGGHQVTWAIDGVPVPNTNIASNVGPQFDPKDVDLVEIQRGGMMADYGDRTYGVFNVAPRSGFERNNEAELLMSYGNFNQTDDQFSIGSHTDQFAYYASINANRTDHALETPTPKNVHDQGAGGGAFTSLTYNTHSGDQWRLVGSVRSDFFQVPYDPGQPDLRDGRDREQDALGILTYLHPFGSSVIFTISPFFHFNRAAFEGGPNDIPSATDNRASTYAGGQMSLGYIKGRNNAKTGLYAFGQHDNQLFGVVANDGTGNIFRQRNVSGGNLEALFMEDQFKAFNWLTLNGGVRLTHFAGAISENAASPRLGAALRIPKLSWVLRASYSRFYQPPPLTTIAGPLLELVAEQGAGFLMLRGERDEQHEFGITIPVRGWTLDADTFRTGARNFFDHDALGNSNIFFPLAIDRVRIRGEEVTLHSPTIAGHANFHLAYSHQSVEGYGAITGGLTDFSPPEQSFFYLDHDQRDTLTIGADVNLSRTAWLSSNYSYGSGFLNGDGPSHLPPHNTVDLAIGKSFGESWSAKFSMTNLADSRYFIDLSNAFGGSHVADPRQISVQIRYKFHY